The window GGCGCGCGAGGCTCTGCGCCTGGCCGCGCACAAGCTCCCGATTCGGACGAAATTCGTCGCCAGAGCCGAGTACGGAGCATAGGCCATGAAGATGGAGGAAATCAAACAGCTGCCTGTCGAGGAGTTGAAGCTGCGCCTGGATGAGGCAGTGGATGAGCTGCACAACCTCCGTTTTCAGCACGCGACGCATCAGCTGGACAATCCTTTGAAGATCCGGCTGCTGCGCAAAGATATCGCGCGCCTGAAGACGGTGCTGCGCGAATATGAACTGGGTATCAGGAAGCCGAAGCAATAGCCTTGTCATGGGAAGGACCATGGAGAATACACAATCAGCGGGACCCAAAGTGGCACAGCGAGGTGCGCGCAAGACGAAGGTCGGGGTAGTGGTCTCCGACAAGATGAACAAGAGCCGCGTGGTGGCCGTCACCCGGCGGGTCAAGCACCCGCAGTACGAGAAGTACGTGACACGGACCTCTACCTTCATGTGCCACGACGAGGCAAACGAAAGCCATGTGGGCGACAAGGTGTTGATTATGGAAACTCGTCCCCTCAGCCGTCGCAAGCGTTGGCGGCTGGTGGAGATCATCGAGAAGGCGAAGTAGTGAGAATGGCATTGATCGAGAGCACAGGAAAGCGTGAGCAATGATCCAGACCTACACACGACTCAATGTTGCCGACAACACCGGCGCCAAGCGCGTCATGTGTATCCGAATCCTGGGGGGCAGCAAGCGTCGCTATGCGACGGTGGGTGACGTGATCGTCGTTGCCGTGAAGTCGGCGCTGCCCGGCGGGAGCGTGAAGAAGGGCGACCTGAGCAAGGCGGTCGTCGTGCGCACCAAGAAGGAGACGCGCCGCCCGGATGGCTCGTACATCCGCTTCGACGAGAACGCAGCCGTGCTCATCAACGATGCGGGTGAGCCCAAAGGGACGCGTATCTTCGGCCCGGTGGCCCGCGAGCTGCGCGAGAAGCAGTTCCTCAAAATCGTATCCTTAGCATCCGAAGTGCTGTGAAGAGGCGGCACCGACGGCGAAGCAGAGGCAAGGCAGAAGATGAACGTACGAAAAGATGACATGGTGATGGTAATCTCCGGAGACGACCGCGGCAAGCGGGGCCGGGTGTTGAAAGTATTCCCGGAAAAGAACCGCGTCATCGTCGAGGGGGTCAACTTTATCAAGCGCCACACCAGACCGTCGCAGCAGAACCCCCAGGGTGGCATAGTTGAGAAGGAGGCCCCGATTCATGCCTCCAATGTCATGGTCATCTGCCCCAAGTGTAACGAGACGACAAAGGTGGGCGTGAAGGTCATTAGCGACAGCCGTACCGGCCGTGCAACCCGCGTGCGCTACTGCAAAAGCTGCGGCGAGATGTTGGTGAAAAGCTCATAGTTTGGGAAAGGCGGACACAAGGCCCTATGGACTATAAACCGAGACTCTTGGAACAGTATCGCGCTGAGATCGTGCCCTACTTGATGAAGCGCTTCGGCTACAAGAATGTCATGCAGGTGCCACGCCTGGAGAAGATTGTCCTCAACATGGGCGTGGGCGATGCACTGGAAAATCGTAAGCTGCTGGACATGGCCATGGACGAGATGGCGGTCATTGCCGGACAGCGGCCGGCCATCAGTAGGGCGCGCAAGGCGATTTCTAACTTCAAGCTGCGCGCCGGCAACCCCATCGGCTGTCATGTGACCCTACGCGGGTGGCGCATGTATGAGTTCCTCGATCGCTTGATCAGCATTGCCCTACCGCGGGTGCGTGACTTCCGTGGCCTGTCGGACCGTTCGTTTGATGGACGGGGCAACTACTCCTTGGGGATCAAGGAACAGATCATTTTCCCGGAGATCAACTATGACAAGGTAGAGAAGATCCGGGGCATGGATGTTACCATTGTGACCACCGCAAAGACCGACGAGGAGGCTTACGAGCTTCTCGCGGCATTTGGCATGCCATTTATGCGCAGAGAAAGCGCGTGACCGGAGACTAAACGCGGAGAGTAGAGCTTGGCAAGGACATCCTGCATCGCGAAGATGAAGAAGCCACAGAAGTTTGCCGTACGCCACCGCAATCGCTGCACCCGCTGTGGGCGGCCGCGTGGATATTTGCGGAAGTTTGGCTTGTGTCGCATCTGCTTCCGGGAGCTTGCCGGGCAAGGCATGATCCCGGGTGTGATCAAGTCCAGCTGGTGACCAGCGGCGTTTTCGGCAAGAGGAGATGATAGATGTCAATGACCGATCCCATCGCTGACTATTTGACCAGGATCCGCAATGCGCTGCGTGCCGGTCACAAGAAGGTGGACATCCCGGCTTCGCGTCTGAAGACCGACATCACCCGCATCTTGCAGGAACAGCACTACATCCACAGCTTTGTGCTGGTGGAAGACGGCAAGCAGGGAATGCTGCGGATTTACCTGCGGTACGACGAGAACGAGGAGCCGGTGATCTCCGGCCTGGAGCGCGTCAGCAAACCAGGGCAGCGAAAGTATGTGGGCGTGGACGAGATCCCGCGGGTCCTCAACAACTTGGGCATCGCCATTTTGTCGACGCCGAAGGGGGTGATGACTGGTCAGCAGGCGCGCAAGGCGGGCGTCGGTGGCGAGGTCTTGTGCTACGTATGGTGAGAGCTTCTCAGTGTAGGAGACTGTTGTGTCACGAGTAGGAAGAGTTCCCA of the Calditrichota bacterium genome contains:
- the rpmC gene encoding 50S ribosomal protein L29; translated protein: MKMEEIKQLPVEELKLRLDEAVDELHNLRFQHATHQLDNPLKIRLLRKDIARLKTVLREYELGIRKPKQ
- the rpsQ gene encoding 30S ribosomal protein S17; translated protein: MENTQSAGPKVAQRGARKTKVGVVVSDKMNKSRVVAVTRRVKHPQYEKYVTRTSTFMCHDEANESHVGDKVLIMETRPLSRRKRWRLVEIIEKAK
- the rplN gene encoding 50S ribosomal protein L14, which gives rise to MIQTYTRLNVADNTGAKRVMCIRILGGSKRRYATVGDVIVVAVKSALPGGSVKKGDLSKAVVVRTKKETRRPDGSYIRFDENAAVLINDAGEPKGTRIFGPVARELREKQFLKIVSLASEVL
- a CDS encoding 50S ribosomal protein L24, whose product is MNVRKDDMVMVISGDDRGKRGRVLKVFPEKNRVIVEGVNFIKRHTRPSQQNPQGGIVEKEAPIHASNVMVICPKCNETTKVGVKVISDSRTGRATRVRYCKSCGEMLVKSS
- the rplE gene encoding 50S ribosomal protein L5; the encoded protein is MDYKPRLLEQYRAEIVPYLMKRFGYKNVMQVPRLEKIVLNMGVGDALENRKLLDMAMDEMAVIAGQRPAISRARKAISNFKLRAGNPIGCHVTLRGWRMYEFLDRLISIALPRVRDFRGLSDRSFDGRGNYSLGIKEQIIFPEINYDKVEKIRGMDVTIVTTAKTDEEAYELLAAFGMPFMRRESA
- a CDS encoding type Z 30S ribosomal protein S14: MARTSCIAKMKKPQKFAVRHRNRCTRCGRPRGYLRKFGLCRICFRELAGQGMIPGVIKSSW
- the rpsH gene encoding 30S ribosomal protein S8 yields the protein MSMTDPIADYLTRIRNALRAGHKKVDIPASRLKTDITRILQEQHYIHSFVLVEDGKQGMLRIYLRYDENEEPVISGLERVSKPGQRKYVGVDEIPRVLNNLGIAILSTPKGVMTGQQARKAGVGGEVLCYVW